A single genomic interval of Eurosta solidaginis isolate ZX-2024a chromosome 3, ASM4086904v1, whole genome shotgun sequence harbors:
- the LOC137243358 gene encoding zinc finger protein 497-like gives MPLCCRICFKRRPDSFTIYTYKKKKYLPHVINNISGVNISKENEPQAQICPQCAASVLVAENIILQCQESEQYFQYQRLQLNRLQRQTLKAHSNVHEKSEQQINASQCDTELNTATEHNTVASIDSKKEEDITISPQSEPSAKRIKDADAAIVVIFNCDECNFSTKTGKRIIEHRQTVHGVYDPNIYACTHCTQRFSWKPTLYRHIELVHKIIPEDKRYLCNECGQAYMREIHLLEHIKQRHGPRNFKCPDPLCEQSFTRTFTLRRHFITTHTEQTSTRYHCIDCNKYFKVYDQWKYHNEIVHKNGTVYCPHCGYPFRFKDKLDEHLMKDVCKRSVVPCAYCQRRFTTKNGLREHMRNIHSNG, from the exons GATAGTTTTACaatttatacatataaaaaaaagaaatatttaccaCACGTTATAAATAACATAAGCGGAGTTAAT ATCTCAAAAGAGAATGAACCACAAGCCCAAATTTGCCCCCAATGTGCTGCATCTGTTCTGGTAGCTGAAAACATTATACTGCAATGCCAAGAGTCCGAACAGTACTTTCAATATCAACGTTTACAATTGAACCGCTTGCAAAGGCAGACATTGAAAGCGCATTCTAATGTTCATGAAAAAAGTGAACAGCAGATAAATGCATCACAATGCGATACCGAACTAAATACAGCAACAGAACATAATACAGTAGCCTCTATCGATTCTAAAAAAGAAGAAGACATTACGATATCACCACAAAGTGAGCCATCCGCCAAGCGTATAAAAGATGCAGACGCTGCGATTGTGGTAATCTTCAATTGTGATGAGTGCAACTTCAGCACGAAGACGGGTAAACGTATTATAGAACATAGGCAAACAGTACATGGAGTATATGACCCGAACATTTACGCTTGCACGCATTGTACCCAACGTTTCTCTTGGAAGCCCACACTTTATCGTCACATTGAACTCGTTCATAAAATAATACCCGAAGATAAGCGATATTTATGCAATGAGTGTGGGCAGGCGTATATGCGCGAAATACATCTCCTAGAGCATATCAAACAACGGCATGGGCCACGTAACTTTAAATGTCCTGATCCACTGTGTGAGCAATCGTTTACACGAACTTTTACATTAAGACGTCATTTCATCACTACACATACAGAGCAAACTAGTACACGTTACCATTGCATCGATTGTAATAAATACTTTAAAGTTTATGATCAATGGAAATACCATAATGAAATTGTTCACAAAAATGGCACTGTATATTGCCCCCATTGTGGTTATCCTTTTCGTTTTAAAGATAAGCTGGACGAGCATCTTATGAAAGATGTCTGCAAACGCAGTGTTGTTCCTTGTGCTTATTGCCAGAGACGTTTTACAACAAAAAATGGACTTAGAGAGCATATGAGAAATATACATAGCAATGGCTGA
- the Mppe gene encoding uncharacterized protein Mppe isoform X2, with protein MRVSFYYADNCTRILFVADPQLIGYSYEKGLWSPIARYDADRYLRKTFERSLHFTQPHIICFLGDLLDEGSIATQQEFESYIKRFRNIYNSNTNVKRIHVPGDNDIGGEDGEYISNSNVRRFAEAFQSEDLFDYDNMLRFFKINRMMLDFMNPDREHNADRIRIGISHAPILIGGGSLLRAIINELDPHVIFSGHWHESRIFIHPSTHVVNFYESTVRHFDLRAIKEKDHQYLEIMVPTASYRMGKTKMGLGYAVLENYKLNYTVLWQPNRFIHLFLYLFWLLVSLCGFIVFKMMTRCPFRVSKRQSSYNRIASIPQF; from the exons atgcgTGTTTCCTTTTATTATGCAGATAACTGTACACGCATACTATTTGTGGCCGATCCACAACTGATTGGTTATTCATACGAAAAGGGATTATGGAGCCCAATCGCACGTTATGATGCGGATAG ATATTTGCGAAAAACATTTGAACGATCGTTACACTTCACCCAGCCACATATTATTTGCTTCCTCGGTGATCTATTAGATGAGGGCAGCATTGCGACACAGCAAGAATTTGAAAGTTATATTAAGCGTTTCCGCAACATCTACAACAGCAATACAAATGTTAAA CGCATTCATGTACCTGGCGATAATGATATTGGTGGTGAAGATGGCGAATACATTTCAAATTCTAATGTACGTCGTTTCGCGGAAGCATTCCAAAGTGAAGATCTCTTTGATTATGACAATATGTTAcgtttctttaaaataaatcgaATGATGTTAGACTTTATGAACCCGGATCGCGAGCATAATGCAGATAGAATACGTATTGGTATTTCTCATGCACCAATTCTAATTGGCGGCGGTTCACTACTACGTGCGATAATCAACGAATTGGATCCACATGTGATATTTTCTGGCCATTGGCATGAATCGAGAATATTTATACATCCGTCAACACATGTTGTCAATTTTTACGAGTCCACAGTACGTCATTTTGATTTGCGCGCTATAAAGGAAAAAGATCATCAGTATTTGGAAATAATGGTGCCAACAGCTTCATATCGCATGGGTAAAACGAAAATGGGACTAGGATATGCAGTATTGG AGAACTACAAGCTTAACTACACGGTACTCTGGCAACCGAATCGTTTTATTCATCTGTTTTTATACTTGTTCTGGCTGCTTGTGTCGTTATGTGGTTTTATTGTATTTAAGATGATGACACGATGTCCATTTCGTGTGTCCAAGCGGCAATCGTCATACAATCGCATCGCAAGCATACCTCAATTTTAG
- the Mppe gene encoding uncharacterized protein Mppe isoform X3 gives MASLRLINRYLRKTFERSLHFTQPHIICFLGDLLDEGSIATQQEFESYIKRFRNIYNSNTNVKRIHVPGDNDIGGEDGEYISNSNVRRFAEAFQSEDLFDYDNMLRFFKINRMMLDFMNPDREHNADRIRIGISHAPILIGGGSLLRAIINELDPHVIFSGHWHESRIFIHPSTHVVNFYESTVRHFDLRAIKEKDHQYLEIMVPTASYRMGKTKMGLGYAVLENYKLNYTVLWQPNRFIHLFLYLFWLLVSLCGFIVFKMMTRCPFRVSKRQSSYNRIASIPQF, from the exons ATGGCATCATTGCGCCTGATAAATCG ATATTTGCGAAAAACATTTGAACGATCGTTACACTTCACCCAGCCACATATTATTTGCTTCCTCGGTGATCTATTAGATGAGGGCAGCATTGCGACACAGCAAGAATTTGAAAGTTATATTAAGCGTTTCCGCAACATCTACAACAGCAATACAAATGTTAAA CGCATTCATGTACCTGGCGATAATGATATTGGTGGTGAAGATGGCGAATACATTTCAAATTCTAATGTACGTCGTTTCGCGGAAGCATTCCAAAGTGAAGATCTCTTTGATTATGACAATATGTTAcgtttctttaaaataaatcgaATGATGTTAGACTTTATGAACCCGGATCGCGAGCATAATGCAGATAGAATACGTATTGGTATTTCTCATGCACCAATTCTAATTGGCGGCGGTTCACTACTACGTGCGATAATCAACGAATTGGATCCACATGTGATATTTTCTGGCCATTGGCATGAATCGAGAATATTTATACATCCGTCAACACATGTTGTCAATTTTTACGAGTCCACAGTACGTCATTTTGATTTGCGCGCTATAAAGGAAAAAGATCATCAGTATTTGGAAATAATGGTGCCAACAGCTTCATATCGCATGGGTAAAACGAAAATGGGACTAGGATATGCAGTATTGG AGAACTACAAGCTTAACTACACGGTACTCTGGCAACCGAATCGTTTTATTCATCTGTTTTTATACTTGTTCTGGCTGCTTGTGTCGTTATGTGGTTTTATTGTATTTAAGATGATGACACGATGTCCATTTCGTGTGTCCAAGCGGCAATCGTCATACAATCGCATCGCAAGCATACCTCAATTTTAG
- the Mppe gene encoding uncharacterized protein Mppe isoform X1: protein MASLRLINRLVFRGFVTLSLLLILFNEFIIYYVNQTAWQQIDCRYDNCTRILFVADPQLIGYSYEKGLWSPIARYDADRYLRKTFERSLHFTQPHIICFLGDLLDEGSIATQQEFESYIKRFRNIYNSNTNVKRIHVPGDNDIGGEDGEYISNSNVRRFAEAFQSEDLFDYDNMLRFFKINRMMLDFMNPDREHNADRIRIGISHAPILIGGGSLLRAIINELDPHVIFSGHWHESRIFIHPSTHVVNFYESTVRHFDLRAIKEKDHQYLEIMVPTASYRMGKTKMGLGYAVLENYKLNYTVLWQPNRFIHLFLYLFWLLVSLCGFIVFKMMTRCPFRVSKRQSSYNRIASIPQF from the exons ATGGCATCATTGCGCCTGATAAATCG ATTAGTATTTCGCGGATTCGTAACACTGTCATTATTGTTAATTCTCTTCAACGAATTTATTATATACTATGTTAATCAGACTGCATGGCAACAAATTGACTGTAGATATG ATAACTGTACACGCATACTATTTGTGGCCGATCCACAACTGATTGGTTATTCATACGAAAAGGGATTATGGAGCCCAATCGCACGTTATGATGCGGATAG ATATTTGCGAAAAACATTTGAACGATCGTTACACTTCACCCAGCCACATATTATTTGCTTCCTCGGTGATCTATTAGATGAGGGCAGCATTGCGACACAGCAAGAATTTGAAAGTTATATTAAGCGTTTCCGCAACATCTACAACAGCAATACAAATGTTAAA CGCATTCATGTACCTGGCGATAATGATATTGGTGGTGAAGATGGCGAATACATTTCAAATTCTAATGTACGTCGTTTCGCGGAAGCATTCCAAAGTGAAGATCTCTTTGATTATGACAATATGTTAcgtttctttaaaataaatcgaATGATGTTAGACTTTATGAACCCGGATCGCGAGCATAATGCAGATAGAATACGTATTGGTATTTCTCATGCACCAATTCTAATTGGCGGCGGTTCACTACTACGTGCGATAATCAACGAATTGGATCCACATGTGATATTTTCTGGCCATTGGCATGAATCGAGAATATTTATACATCCGTCAACACATGTTGTCAATTTTTACGAGTCCACAGTACGTCATTTTGATTTGCGCGCTATAAAGGAAAAAGATCATCAGTATTTGGAAATAATGGTGCCAACAGCTTCATATCGCATGGGTAAAACGAAAATGGGACTAGGATATGCAGTATTGG AGAACTACAAGCTTAACTACACGGTACTCTGGCAACCGAATCGTTTTATTCATCTGTTTTTATACTTGTTCTGGCTGCTTGTGTCGTTATGTGGTTTTATTGTATTTAAGATGATGACACGATGTCCATTTCGTGTGTCCAAGCGGCAATCGTCATACAATCGCATCGCAAGCATACCTCAATTTTAG